From a single Tursiops truncatus isolate mTurTru1 chromosome 20, mTurTru1.mat.Y, whole genome shotgun sequence genomic region:
- the MED24 gene encoding mediator of RNA polymerase II transcription subunit 24 isoform X8: protein MCLQRLEKTLSSTKNRALLHIAKLEEASLHTSQGLGQGGTRANQPTASWTAIEHCLLKLGEILANLSSPQLRSQAEQCGTLIRSIPTMLSVHSEQLHKTGFPTVHAVVLLEGTMNLTGETQPLVEQLMMVKRMQHIPTPLFVLEIWKACFVGLIESPEGTGELKWTAFTFLKIPQVLVKLKKYSHGDKDFTEDVNSAFEFLLKLTPLLDKADQRCNCDCTNFLLQECSKQGLLSEASTNNLMAKRKADREHAPQLKSDENANIQPNPGLILRAEPTVTNILKTMDADHSKSPEGLLGVLGHMLSGKSLDLLLAAAAATGKLKSFARKFINLNEFTTHRSEESSWGSAFSSSTAKAASVRALLFDISFLMLCHVAQTYGSEVILSESNTGGEVFFFETWMQTCMPEEGKILNPDHPCFRPDSTKVESLVALLNNSSEIKLVQMKWHEACLNISAAILEILNAWENGVLAFESIQKITDNIKGKVCSLAVCAVAWLVAHVRMLGLDEREKSLQMIRQLAGPLYSENTLQFYNERVVIMSSILEHMCADVLQQTATQIKFPSTGMDTMPYWNLLPPKRPIKEVLTDIFAKVLEKGWVDSRSIHIFDTLLHMGGVYWFCNNLIKELLKETRKEHTLRAVELLYSIFCLDMQQVTLVLLGHILPGLLTDSSKWHSLMDPPGTALAKLAVWCALSSYSSHKGQASSRQKKRQREDIEDYISLFPLDDMQPSKLMRLLSSNEEDANILSSPTDRSMSSNLSASQLHTVNMRDPLNRVLANLFLLISSILGSRTAGPHTQFAQWFMEGCVDCLEQGGRGSILQFMPFTTVSAAPPGHWPTLQLRAGQHVAGELGVQRPGGRASSSWTSHPPSPC from the exons ATGTGCCTGCAGCGCCTGGAGAAGACCCTCAGCAGCACCAAGAACCGGGCCCTGCTCCACATCGCCAAACTAGAGGAGGCCT CATTGCATACATCCCAGGGACTTGGGCAGGGTGGCACCCGAGCCAATCAACCAacag CCTCCTGGACTGCCATCGAGCATTGTCTCTTGAAGCTTGGGGAGATCCTGGCCAATCTCAGCAGCCCCCAGCTCCGGAGCCAGGCTGAGCAGTGCGGCACGCTCATTAGGAG CATCCCCACCATGCTGTCCGTGCACTCTGAGCAGCTGCACAAGACTGGCTTCCCCACGGTCCACGCGGTGGTCCTGCTTGAGGGCACCATGAACCTGACCGGCGAGACACAGCCCCTGGTGGAGCAGCTGATGATGGTGAAACGCATGCAG CATATCCCCACCCCGCTCTTTGTCCTGGAGATCTGGAAAGCCTGCTTCGTGGGCCTCATCGAGTCTCCTGAGGGCACGGGGGAGCTCAAGTGGACAGCTTTCACCTTCCTCAAG ATTCCACAGGTTTTGGTGAAGTTGAAGAAATACTCCCATGGGGACAAG GACTTCACCGAGGATGTCAATTCTGCTTTTGAGTTCCTGCTGAAGCTCACGCCCTTGCTGGACAAAGCCGACCAGCGCTGCAA CTGTGACTGTACAAATTTCCTACTCCAAGAATGTAGCAAGCAGGGGCTTCTGTCTGAAGCCAGTACGAACAACCTCATGGCCAAGCG CAAAGCAGACCGGGAGCACGCACCCCAGCTGAAATCAGATGAAAATGCCAACATCCAGCCCAACCCCGGGCTGATCCTCCGCGCGGAGCCCACCGTCACCAACATCCTCAAA ACGATGGATGCAGACCACTCCAAGTCCCCGGAGGGGCTGCTGGGGGTCCTGGGCCACATGCTGTCTGGGAAGAGCCTGGACTTGCTGCTggctgctgctgcggccactGGGAAGCTTAAGTCCTTTGCCCGGAAATTCATCAA TTTGAATGAATTCACGACACACCGCAGCGAAGAAAGCA GCTGGGGGTCAGCCTTTTCATCCTCCACAGCCAAGGCGGCCTCAGTTCGAGCCTTGCTCTTTGACATCTCCTTTCTCATGCTGTGCCACGTGGCCCAGACCTATGGCTCAGAG GTGATCCTGTCCGAGTCAAACACGGGAGGAGAGGTGTTCTTCTTTGAGACCTGGATGCAGACCTGCATGCCCGAGGAGGGAAAAATCCTGAACCCTGACCACCCCTGCTTCCGGCCCGACTCCACCAAAGTGGAGTCCCTGGTGGCTCTGCTCAACAATTCCTCGGAGATAAAGCTGGT GCAGATGAAGTGGCATGAAGCCTGTCTCAACATTTCGGCGGCCATCTTGGAAATCCTCAATGCCTGGGAGAATGGGGTGCTGGCCTTTGAGTCCATCCAG aaAATCACCGATAACATCAAGGGGAAGGTGTGCAGCCTGGCAGTGTGTGCTGTGGCCTGGCTTGTGGCCCACGTGCGGATGCTGGGGCTGGACGAGCGTGAGAAGTCGCTGCAGATGATCCGCCAGCTGGCAGGGCCGCTGTACAGCGAGAACACCCTGCAGTTCTACAACGAGAG gGTGGTGATCATGAGCTCCATCCTGGAGCATATGTGTGCGGACGTGCTGCAGCAGACGGCCACACAGATCAAGTTCCCATCCACGGGCATGGACACCATGCCCTACTGGAACCTGCTGCCCCCCAAGCGACCCATCAAGGAGGTGCTGACGGACATATTTGCTAAGGTGCTGGAGAAGGGATGGGTGGACAGTCGCTCCATCCACATCTTTGACACCCTGCTGCACATGGGAGGCGTCTACTGGTTCTGCAACAACCTGATTAAG GAGCTGTTGAAGGAGACGCGGAAGGAGCACACGCTGCGGGCGGTGGAGCTGCTCTACTCCATCTTCTGTCTGGACATGCAGCAAGTGACCCTGGTCCTGCTGGGCCACATCCTGCCTGGTCTGCTCACCGACTCCTCCAAGTGGCACAGCCTCATGGACCCCCCTGGCACCGCTCTCGCCAA GCTGGCCGTCTGGTGTGCCCTGAGTTCCTACTCTTCCCACAAGGGGCAGGCGTCCTCCCGCCAAAAGAAGAGACAGCGCGAAGACATCGAG GATTACATCAGCCTCTTCCCCTTGGATGACATGCAGCCCTCGAAGCTGATGCGACTGCTGAGCTCCAATGAGGAAGATGCAAATATCCTTTCGAGTCCCA CGGACCGGTCCATGAGCAGCAACCTGTCAGCCTCCCAGCTTCACACGGTTAACATGAGAGACCCGCTGAACCGAGTCCTGG CCAACCTGTTCCTGCTCATCTCCTCCATCCTGGGCTCTCGGACCGCCGGCCCCCACACGCAGTTTGCGCAGTGGTTCATGGAGGGCTGCGTGGACTGCCTGGAACAGGGCGGCCGAGGCAGCATCCTGCAGTTCATGCCCTTTACCACCGTGAGTGCCGCGCCCCCGGGCCACTGGCCCACCCTCCAGCTCAGAGCGGGTCAGCACGTCGCAGGAGAGCTTGGGGTCCAGCGGCCAGGAGGGAGGGCTTCTTCCTCCTGGACGTCACACCCACCATCACCTTGCTGA
- the MED24 gene encoding mediator of RNA polymerase II transcription subunit 24 isoform X3 produces MKVVNLKQAILQAWKERWSDYQWAINMKKFFPKGATWDILNLAEALLEQAMIGPSPNPLILSYLKYAISSQMVSYSSVLTAISKFDDFSRDLCVQALLDIMDMFCDRLSCHGKAEECIGLCRALLSALHWLLRCTAASAERLREGLEAGTPAAGEKQLAMCLQRLEKTLSSTKNRALLHIAKLEEASLHTSQGLGQGGTRANQPTASWTAIEHCLLKLGEILANLSSPQLRSQAEQCGTLIRSIPTMLSVHSEQLHKTGFPTVHAVVLLEGTMNLTGETQPLVEQLMMVKRMQHIPTPLFVLEIWKACFVGLIESPEGTGELKWTAFTFLKIPQVLVKLKKYSHGDKDFTEDVNSAFEFLLKLTPLLDKADQRCNCDCTNFLLQECSKQGLLSEASTNNLMAKRKADREHAPQLKSDENANIQPNPGLILRAEPTVTNILKTMDADHSKSPEGLLGVLGHMLSGKSLDLLLAAAAATGKLKSFARKFINLNEFTTHRSEESTKAASVRALLFDISFLMLCHVAQTYGSEVILSESNTGGEVFFFETWMQTCMPEEGKILNPDHPCFRPDSTKVESLVALLNNSSEIKLVQMKWHEACLNISAAILEILNAWENGVLAFESIQKITDNIKGKVCSLAVCAVAWLVAHVRMLGLDEREKSLQMIRQLAGPLYSENTLQFYNERVVIMSSILEHMCADVLQQTATQIKFPSTGMDTMPYWNLLPPKRPIKEVLTDIFAKVLEKGWVDSRSIHIFDTLLHMGGVYWFCNNLIKELLKETRKEHTLRAVELLYSIFCLDMQQVTLVLLGHILPGLLTDSSKWHSLMDPPGTALAKLAVWCALSSYSSHKGQASSRQKKRQREDIEDYISLFPLDDMQPSKLMRLLSSNEEDANILSSPTDRSMSSNLSASQLHTVNMRDPLNRVLANLFLLISSILGSRTAGPHTQFAQWFMEGCVDCLEQGGRGSILQFMPFTTVSAAPPGHWPTLQLRAGQHVAGELGVQRPGGRASSSWTSHPPSPC; encoded by the exons ATGAAGGTGGTGAACCTGAAGCAAGCCATTCTGCAAGCTTGGAAGGAGCGATGGAGTGACTACCAGTGGGCAATCAACATGAAGAAATTCTTTCCCAAAGGAGCCACCTGGGACATTCTCAACCTAGCAG AAGCACTACTGGAGCAGGCCATGATTGGACCTTCCCCCAATCCTCTCATCCTGTCCTACCTGAAGTATGCCATTAGTTCCCAG aTGGTGTCCTACTCCTCCGTCCTCACAGCTATCAGTAAG TTTGATGACTTTTCCCGGGACCTGTGTGTCCAGGCTTTGCTGGATATCATGGACATGTTTTGTGACCGACTGAG CTGTCACGGCAAAGCAGAGGAGTGCATCGGGCTGTGCCGGGCCCTTCTCAGCGCCCTCCACTGGCTGCTGCGCTGCACCGCAGCCTCTGCAGAGCGGCTCCGGGAGGGGCTGGAGGCCGGCACCCCAGCGGCTGGTGAGAAGCAGCTTGCCATGTGCCTGCAGCGCCTGGAGAAGACCCTCAGCAGCACCAAGAACCGGGCCCTGCTCCACATCGCCAAACTAGAGGAGGCCT CATTGCATACATCCCAGGGACTTGGGCAGGGTGGCACCCGAGCCAATCAACCAacag CCTCCTGGACTGCCATCGAGCATTGTCTCTTGAAGCTTGGGGAGATCCTGGCCAATCTCAGCAGCCCCCAGCTCCGGAGCCAGGCTGAGCAGTGCGGCACGCTCATTAGGAG CATCCCCACCATGCTGTCCGTGCACTCTGAGCAGCTGCACAAGACTGGCTTCCCCACGGTCCACGCGGTGGTCCTGCTTGAGGGCACCATGAACCTGACCGGCGAGACACAGCCCCTGGTGGAGCAGCTGATGATGGTGAAACGCATGCAG CATATCCCCACCCCGCTCTTTGTCCTGGAGATCTGGAAAGCCTGCTTCGTGGGCCTCATCGAGTCTCCTGAGGGCACGGGGGAGCTCAAGTGGACAGCTTTCACCTTCCTCAAG ATTCCACAGGTTTTGGTGAAGTTGAAGAAATACTCCCATGGGGACAAG GACTTCACCGAGGATGTCAATTCTGCTTTTGAGTTCCTGCTGAAGCTCACGCCCTTGCTGGACAAAGCCGACCAGCGCTGCAA CTGTGACTGTACAAATTTCCTACTCCAAGAATGTAGCAAGCAGGGGCTTCTGTCTGAAGCCAGTACGAACAACCTCATGGCCAAGCG CAAAGCAGACCGGGAGCACGCACCCCAGCTGAAATCAGATGAAAATGCCAACATCCAGCCCAACCCCGGGCTGATCCTCCGCGCGGAGCCCACCGTCACCAACATCCTCAAA ACGATGGATGCAGACCACTCCAAGTCCCCGGAGGGGCTGCTGGGGGTCCTGGGCCACATGCTGTCTGGGAAGAGCCTGGACTTGCTGCTggctgctgctgcggccactGGGAAGCTTAAGTCCTTTGCCCGGAAATTCATCAA TTTGAATGAATTCACGACACACCGCAGCGAAGAAAGCA CCAAGGCGGCCTCAGTTCGAGCCTTGCTCTTTGACATCTCCTTTCTCATGCTGTGCCACGTGGCCCAGACCTATGGCTCAGAG GTGATCCTGTCCGAGTCAAACACGGGAGGAGAGGTGTTCTTCTTTGAGACCTGGATGCAGACCTGCATGCCCGAGGAGGGAAAAATCCTGAACCCTGACCACCCCTGCTTCCGGCCCGACTCCACCAAAGTGGAGTCCCTGGTGGCTCTGCTCAACAATTCCTCGGAGATAAAGCTGGT GCAGATGAAGTGGCATGAAGCCTGTCTCAACATTTCGGCGGCCATCTTGGAAATCCTCAATGCCTGGGAGAATGGGGTGCTGGCCTTTGAGTCCATCCAG aaAATCACCGATAACATCAAGGGGAAGGTGTGCAGCCTGGCAGTGTGTGCTGTGGCCTGGCTTGTGGCCCACGTGCGGATGCTGGGGCTGGACGAGCGTGAGAAGTCGCTGCAGATGATCCGCCAGCTGGCAGGGCCGCTGTACAGCGAGAACACCCTGCAGTTCTACAACGAGAG gGTGGTGATCATGAGCTCCATCCTGGAGCATATGTGTGCGGACGTGCTGCAGCAGACGGCCACACAGATCAAGTTCCCATCCACGGGCATGGACACCATGCCCTACTGGAACCTGCTGCCCCCCAAGCGACCCATCAAGGAGGTGCTGACGGACATATTTGCTAAGGTGCTGGAGAAGGGATGGGTGGACAGTCGCTCCATCCACATCTTTGACACCCTGCTGCACATGGGAGGCGTCTACTGGTTCTGCAACAACCTGATTAAG GAGCTGTTGAAGGAGACGCGGAAGGAGCACACGCTGCGGGCGGTGGAGCTGCTCTACTCCATCTTCTGTCTGGACATGCAGCAAGTGACCCTGGTCCTGCTGGGCCACATCCTGCCTGGTCTGCTCACCGACTCCTCCAAGTGGCACAGCCTCATGGACCCCCCTGGCACCGCTCTCGCCAA GCTGGCCGTCTGGTGTGCCCTGAGTTCCTACTCTTCCCACAAGGGGCAGGCGTCCTCCCGCCAAAAGAAGAGACAGCGCGAAGACATCGAG GATTACATCAGCCTCTTCCCCTTGGATGACATGCAGCCCTCGAAGCTGATGCGACTGCTGAGCTCCAATGAGGAAGATGCAAATATCCTTTCGAGTCCCA CGGACCGGTCCATGAGCAGCAACCTGTCAGCCTCCCAGCTTCACACGGTTAACATGAGAGACCCGCTGAACCGAGTCCTGG CCAACCTGTTCCTGCTCATCTCCTCCATCCTGGGCTCTCGGACCGCCGGCCCCCACACGCAGTTTGCGCAGTGGTTCATGGAGGGCTGCGTGGACTGCCTGGAACAGGGCGGCCGAGGCAGCATCCTGCAGTTCATGCCCTTTACCACCGTGAGTGCCGCGCCCCCGGGCCACTGGCCCACCCTCCAGCTCAGAGCGGGTCAGCACGTCGCAGGAGAGCTTGGGGTCCAGCGGCCAGGAGGGAGGGCTTCTTCCTCCTGGACGTCACACCCACCATCACCTTGCTGA
- the MED24 gene encoding mediator of RNA polymerase II transcription subunit 24 isoform X5 has product MKVVNLKQAILQAWKERWSDYQWAINMKKFFPKGATWDILNLAEALLEQAMIGPSPNPLILSYLKYAISSQMVSYSSVLTAISKFDDFSRDLCVQALLDIMDMFCDRLSCHGKAEECIGLCRALLSALHWLLRCTAASAERLREGLEAGTPAAGEKQLAMCLQRLEKTLSSTKNRALLHIAKLEEASSWTAIEHCLLKLGEILANLSSPQLRSQAEQCGTLIRSIPTMLSVHSEQLHKTGFPTVHAVVLLEGTMNLTGETQPLVEQLMMVKRMQHIPTPLFVLEIWKACFVGLIESPEGTGELKWTAFTFLKIPQVLVKLKKYSHGDKDFTEDVNSAFEFLLKLTPLLDKADQRCNCDCTNFLLQECSKQGLLSEASTNNLMAKRKADREHAPQLKSDENANIQPNPGLILRAEPTVTNILKTMDADHSKSPEGLLGVLGHMLSGKSLDLLLAAAAATGKLKSFARKFINLNEFTTHRSEESSWGSAFSSSTAKAASVRALLFDISFLMLCHVAQTYGSEVILSESNTGGEVFFFETWMQTCMPEEGKILNPDHPCFRPDSTKVESLVALLNNSSEIKLVQMKWHEACLNISAAILEILNAWENGVLAFESIQKITDNIKGKVCSLAVCAVAWLVAHVRMLGLDEREKSLQMIRQLAGPLYSENTLQFYNERVVIMSSILEHMCADVLQQTATQIKFPSTGMDTMPYWNLLPPKRPIKEVLTDIFAKVLEKGWVDSRSIHIFDTLLHMGGVYWFCNNLIKELLKETRKEHTLRAVELLYSIFCLDMQQVTLVLLGHILPGLLTDSSKWHSLMDPPGTALAKLAVWCALSSYSSHKGQASSRQKKRQREDIEDYISLFPLDDMQPSKLMRLLSSNEEDANILSSPTDRSMSSNLSASQLHTVNMRDPLNRVLANLFLLISSILGSRTAGPHTQFAQWFMEGCVDCLEQGGRGSILQFMPFTTVSAAPPGHWPTLQLRAGQHVAGELGVQRPGGRASSSWTSHPPSPC; this is encoded by the exons ATGAAGGTGGTGAACCTGAAGCAAGCCATTCTGCAAGCTTGGAAGGAGCGATGGAGTGACTACCAGTGGGCAATCAACATGAAGAAATTCTTTCCCAAAGGAGCCACCTGGGACATTCTCAACCTAGCAG AAGCACTACTGGAGCAGGCCATGATTGGACCTTCCCCCAATCCTCTCATCCTGTCCTACCTGAAGTATGCCATTAGTTCCCAG aTGGTGTCCTACTCCTCCGTCCTCACAGCTATCAGTAAG TTTGATGACTTTTCCCGGGACCTGTGTGTCCAGGCTTTGCTGGATATCATGGACATGTTTTGTGACCGACTGAG CTGTCACGGCAAAGCAGAGGAGTGCATCGGGCTGTGCCGGGCCCTTCTCAGCGCCCTCCACTGGCTGCTGCGCTGCACCGCAGCCTCTGCAGAGCGGCTCCGGGAGGGGCTGGAGGCCGGCACCCCAGCGGCTGGTGAGAAGCAGCTTGCCATGTGCCTGCAGCGCCTGGAGAAGACCCTCAGCAGCACCAAGAACCGGGCCCTGCTCCACATCGCCAAACTAGAGGAGGCCT CCTCCTGGACTGCCATCGAGCATTGTCTCTTGAAGCTTGGGGAGATCCTGGCCAATCTCAGCAGCCCCCAGCTCCGGAGCCAGGCTGAGCAGTGCGGCACGCTCATTAGGAG CATCCCCACCATGCTGTCCGTGCACTCTGAGCAGCTGCACAAGACTGGCTTCCCCACGGTCCACGCGGTGGTCCTGCTTGAGGGCACCATGAACCTGACCGGCGAGACACAGCCCCTGGTGGAGCAGCTGATGATGGTGAAACGCATGCAG CATATCCCCACCCCGCTCTTTGTCCTGGAGATCTGGAAAGCCTGCTTCGTGGGCCTCATCGAGTCTCCTGAGGGCACGGGGGAGCTCAAGTGGACAGCTTTCACCTTCCTCAAG ATTCCACAGGTTTTGGTGAAGTTGAAGAAATACTCCCATGGGGACAAG GACTTCACCGAGGATGTCAATTCTGCTTTTGAGTTCCTGCTGAAGCTCACGCCCTTGCTGGACAAAGCCGACCAGCGCTGCAA CTGTGACTGTACAAATTTCCTACTCCAAGAATGTAGCAAGCAGGGGCTTCTGTCTGAAGCCAGTACGAACAACCTCATGGCCAAGCG CAAAGCAGACCGGGAGCACGCACCCCAGCTGAAATCAGATGAAAATGCCAACATCCAGCCCAACCCCGGGCTGATCCTCCGCGCGGAGCCCACCGTCACCAACATCCTCAAA ACGATGGATGCAGACCACTCCAAGTCCCCGGAGGGGCTGCTGGGGGTCCTGGGCCACATGCTGTCTGGGAAGAGCCTGGACTTGCTGCTggctgctgctgcggccactGGGAAGCTTAAGTCCTTTGCCCGGAAATTCATCAA TTTGAATGAATTCACGACACACCGCAGCGAAGAAAGCA GCTGGGGGTCAGCCTTTTCATCCTCCACAGCCAAGGCGGCCTCAGTTCGAGCCTTGCTCTTTGACATCTCCTTTCTCATGCTGTGCCACGTGGCCCAGACCTATGGCTCAGAG GTGATCCTGTCCGAGTCAAACACGGGAGGAGAGGTGTTCTTCTTTGAGACCTGGATGCAGACCTGCATGCCCGAGGAGGGAAAAATCCTGAACCCTGACCACCCCTGCTTCCGGCCCGACTCCACCAAAGTGGAGTCCCTGGTGGCTCTGCTCAACAATTCCTCGGAGATAAAGCTGGT GCAGATGAAGTGGCATGAAGCCTGTCTCAACATTTCGGCGGCCATCTTGGAAATCCTCAATGCCTGGGAGAATGGGGTGCTGGCCTTTGAGTCCATCCAG aaAATCACCGATAACATCAAGGGGAAGGTGTGCAGCCTGGCAGTGTGTGCTGTGGCCTGGCTTGTGGCCCACGTGCGGATGCTGGGGCTGGACGAGCGTGAGAAGTCGCTGCAGATGATCCGCCAGCTGGCAGGGCCGCTGTACAGCGAGAACACCCTGCAGTTCTACAACGAGAG gGTGGTGATCATGAGCTCCATCCTGGAGCATATGTGTGCGGACGTGCTGCAGCAGACGGCCACACAGATCAAGTTCCCATCCACGGGCATGGACACCATGCCCTACTGGAACCTGCTGCCCCCCAAGCGACCCATCAAGGAGGTGCTGACGGACATATTTGCTAAGGTGCTGGAGAAGGGATGGGTGGACAGTCGCTCCATCCACATCTTTGACACCCTGCTGCACATGGGAGGCGTCTACTGGTTCTGCAACAACCTGATTAAG GAGCTGTTGAAGGAGACGCGGAAGGAGCACACGCTGCGGGCGGTGGAGCTGCTCTACTCCATCTTCTGTCTGGACATGCAGCAAGTGACCCTGGTCCTGCTGGGCCACATCCTGCCTGGTCTGCTCACCGACTCCTCCAAGTGGCACAGCCTCATGGACCCCCCTGGCACCGCTCTCGCCAA GCTGGCCGTCTGGTGTGCCCTGAGTTCCTACTCTTCCCACAAGGGGCAGGCGTCCTCCCGCCAAAAGAAGAGACAGCGCGAAGACATCGAG GATTACATCAGCCTCTTCCCCTTGGATGACATGCAGCCCTCGAAGCTGATGCGACTGCTGAGCTCCAATGAGGAAGATGCAAATATCCTTTCGAGTCCCA CGGACCGGTCCATGAGCAGCAACCTGTCAGCCTCCCAGCTTCACACGGTTAACATGAGAGACCCGCTGAACCGAGTCCTGG CCAACCTGTTCCTGCTCATCTCCTCCATCCTGGGCTCTCGGACCGCCGGCCCCCACACGCAGTTTGCGCAGTGGTTCATGGAGGGCTGCGTGGACTGCCTGGAACAGGGCGGCCGAGGCAGCATCCTGCAGTTCATGCCCTTTACCACCGTGAGTGCCGCGCCCCCGGGCCACTGGCCCACCCTCCAGCTCAGAGCGGGTCAGCACGTCGCAGGAGAGCTTGGGGTCCAGCGGCCAGGAGGGAGGGCTTCTTCCTCCTGGACGTCACACCCACCATCACCTTGCTGA